In Shewanella sp. MR-4, the genomic stretch GAGGCGGGCGAAGGCCCACGTTTTGAGCGCCCAACAGACACTATCGATGCCATCAAAAAATTAGCCGTTCCCGATCCAGAAGATGATCTGGGTTATGTGATGAAAGCGGTTAGCACTATTCGCCGTGAACTGAATGGTCAAGTGCCATTGATCGGTTTCTCTGGTTCTCCTTGGACACTCGCGACTTACATGGTTGAAGGTGGCTCGAGCAAAACCTTCGAAAAAATTAAGAAGATGGCCTACGCAGAGCCAGCGGCGCTGCATATGTTACTCGACAAGTTAGCCGATTCTGTGACTCTGTACCTGAATGCACAGGTTGCTAACGGTGCTCAATCGCTGATGATCTTCGACTCATGGGGCGGCGCCTTATCGCACACGGCTTACCGTGAATTCTCACTGCGTTATATGCAGAAGATTGTCGATGGCCTGACTCGTTTTGCCGATGGCCGCCAAGTACCAGTGACCTTATTCACTAAGGGCGGTGGCTTATGGTTAGAAGCCATGGCAGAAACTGGCTGTGATGCTTTAGGTTTAGACTGGACTGTCGATATTGCCGATGCCCGTCGCCGTGTCGGCCACAAAGTGGCGCTTCAGGGCAACATGGATCCTTCTATGCTGTACGCGCCAATTCCACGTATCGAAGAAGAAGTGGCTCAAATTCTGGCGGGCTATGGTGAAGGTACAGGCCATGTGTTTAACTTAGGCCATGGTATTCACCAGCACGTTGACCCAGAGCATGCGGGTGCCTTTATCAAGGCGGTTCATGCTCAATCTAAGCAGTATCATAAGTAAGCGATACTGAAGAAAAAACGGACCTTAAGGTCCGTTTTTTTATGCTGTGACTCTGTGCTAAACAATGTGTGCTTAACGTCAACTCGGCTCGGATTATGCCTTTCTCCCCAAGCACAAAGCAGAGGCATTAAAGGGGGTTACAAGCGGGTTTAGAACATAGGGTATTGATTAACATCTAACTTTTAAAAACTTATTTATCGAATAGCTGCGCTAAATCAAAGGCGTTTTAAACAATTAAATGCATGCTATTGCTTACTTTAGCAACGGATAAAGCAAAGTGATATTTAATACTATTTGCAAATGAGATATGTTGCAGGACGCGTTAAGGGACTATGAAAGCCGTTAATCAACTTAATTACGAAAGCCGTGGTAAGAGATGCACATTGGCAACAAAATATTGGTATTTATTGCAGGATTCTGTCTACCAGCGGTTGTGCTTGTGTCCTATTGTCTTGGCTATTGGTTCGACCATAGGGTCGAGTTGCTGCGGCAGGACAATATCCAGCATGAACTCACAAACGTTCAACAGCAGTTTCTTATCGATATCGACCGTTTAAGTTTTCTCACCCAAATCTATGCCTCTCCGCTGTCTCGAGTCGATGGCGAACTGCTGCAATCGATAGAATCATCATGGCTTGAGAGTGCCATGTCCGCCAATCTGCATTGGTTTATTCTGCAAGCTGGACAGCTGCAGAGTGTCCTCGCTAATACTTCCAGCCTTGCATTATCGACCCAACAAGAGATTGCCGATGCGGTGCTCGCCGCCAATAAACCAAAGGTTGCAGGGGCTTATCTTGCCGGAGATACAGGCTTAGTCGTCACCGCGGTTGCCGTCGCGCCCGAGGAATACGTGCTCTTGGTGCGGCAGATATCGGCGCAGGATTTATTGGAATATGCCCAAGCACCATTAGTCACTCAGGTGTTGATGAGCCGCAGCAACACCACGGTTGCTAAAGATTACCTCAGCTTTGTGCCCATCCCGAGTTTATTGAATAACGCGCCATTGTATCTGCAGGTGCAGTTTTCTACTGATCCCTTGCAGGAGGTCAAGCTCGATCTCGATTGGGTTTCAGTCGGCATTATTTTACTCGGTGTATTAATTGTTGCGCTGGGCTACATTTGGCTCCGAACTGGTCTTTTAAAGCCGTTTCAGAGCATGATGCAGCAGTTGGCATTGGTCGATCCTATGGCAAGCGTTTATCGGCCTGTGAGCGGCGAAGGTAACGCCGAGTTAGAAGTGCTGGCAAGCCGTGTAAACAGCTTACTTGCTCGCATATATCAGCAGAAAGAACGCGGTAAAACTACTCTAGAATCGATTGCCGAGGCGGTGATCCTGACCGATATCGATGCCAAAGTGATCTACATGAATCCCAAGGCCGAGTCCTTGCTCGATGTTGCCAGTTGTTATGCCGTTGGCCAGAGCCTAGCATCGTTATTAAAAGCGGGGGAGCAATTAAATCAAGCGGTATTCCAGTGTATGCGCCTAGGTGAGACTACGCCTCAAGTCGCTAAAATCAAGTTATTAACCGCAACACCACGGATTATCGAACGCAGCATTAGTAACGTGTTGAACCACGATAAAGAGATTACCGGCACTGTGGTGGTGCTGCGAGATATTACCCAAGAAGAGCTGCTCAAGCGTCAGCTACAAAAACGCGCCAACTTCGATGGCATTACCGGCTTGCTTAATCGGCAAGCCTTTGAAGAGCAGTTACCGCAGTTCGCTGGTCAGGCTAAGCGCTTAGCCGTGTGTTATCTGGATTTAGAGCAGTTTAAGCTGATAAACGATAGTTGTGGTCATACCGCTGGCGACCGCATGTTGGCCATGGTGGCGCGGGCGATTCAATCCTGTCTGGGGCCGCAGGCATTATTAGCCCGTTTAGGTGGCGATGAATTTGGCTTGGTCATTTGCGACAGCACTGCCTTGGCTGTGGCGCAGCAGCTAAAACAAATTATCGCTCAGGTATCGCTGCAAGTGCTGCATGATAAAAACTGTAACTATAAAGTCGGTTTGAGTATCGGTGTCGCCTTTGGACGAGCGCCCTATATCAATGCGTTAGAGCTACTCAAGGATGCGGATATTGCTTGTATCGCCGCCAAAGCCAAGGGCACAAACCAAATCCATTTTTATGATGATAAAGATAAAGAGCTTACCTACCAGCGCAATGCCCCAAAATGGGCGGTGCGTATCGCGCAAGCGATTGAAGAAAATGAACTCCTGCTCTACTACCAACCGATCCGCGGTTTAGGGGCGAGTTCTAAACGGCAACGGATGGAAATCCTGCTCAGGATCCAAGAACCCTGCGGCCGTATTTTGGCTCCAGCGCAGTTTATTGCCGCTGCTGAGCGCTTTAAGTTGATGCCTGAAATCGATAAAGAAGTGATACGTAAAGCTTTTTTATGGCTATCCTTAAATCCTCAGCTTTGGCCGGATCACTGTATTTCAATCAACCTTTCAGGCAATAGCTTAGGCGCCGAAGGCATGGTGGAATATATCGCTCAGCAGCAACATATTTTCGATATTCCGAGCCAGTGTGTTTGCTTTGAAATCACCGAAACCACGGCGATTCAAAATCGCCACCGCGGCATGGAGATGCTTAGGCAGCTGCGTAAACTCGGGTTTTCCTTTGCATTGGATGATTTTGGAAGCGGCTTTGCGTCCTATGGTTATCTGCGGGAGCTACCAGTGGACTATGTCAAAATTGATGGTTGCTTTGTGAAAAACCTTGCGGTTAATGCCAAGGATTATGCCATCGTCAAATCGATTCAGGACGTGTGCCGAGTGATGGGGATTGAGACCGTCGCCGAATTTGTGGAAAACCAAGATATTATCGATAGATTACAGGTGATTGGTATTAACTATGCTCAAGGTTATGCGATAGGACGGCCGCAACCTTTGACCAGTTATTGCGAACCGTTTGCAGTACCGCAAGCACAACGCGCATAAAGGATTGCGATTTTAAGACGGTTATGCCAATTTACCTTGGAACATAATTAACACATTGGTAACAAGGGAATGGTTATGGATGGACTGACGGGTAAAGTGGTCATTATTACGGGCGCTTCGGAGGGAATCGGCCGTGCGCTGGCCATCGCCATGGCGCGGGTGGGTTGCCAACTGGTGCTCAGTGCCCGTAATGAAACACGTTTGGCATCCCTTGCCCTCGAAATCGCTAACTATGGTCCGACTCCCTTTGTATTTGCCGCCGATGTCAGTAGCGCCTCCCAATGCGAAGCCTTAATTCAAGCCACGATTGTCCATTATGGTCGCCTCGATATTCTAGTGAATAATGCGGGCATGACCATGTGGTCACGTTTCGATGAGTTAAATCAGTTGTCTGTGCTTGAAGATATCATGCGAGTCAACTACTTAGGGCCAGCGTATTTAACTCACGCCGCCTTACCCTATTTAAAGTCGAGCCAAGGTCAGGTGGTGGTGGTTGCCTCGGTAGCTGGGTTAACGGG encodes the following:
- a CDS encoding SDR family oxidoreductase, which codes for MDGLTGKVVIITGASEGIGRALAIAMARVGCQLVLSARNETRLASLALEIANYGPTPFVFAADVSSASQCEALIQATIVHYGRLDILVNNAGMTMWSRFDELNQLSVLEDIMRVNYLGPAYLTHAALPYLKSSQGQVVVVASVAGLTGVPTRSGYAASKHAVIGFFDSLRIELTDDNVAVTVICPDFVVSQIHKRALDGEGKPLGTSPMQEAKIITAEQCANMMLPVIATRGRLLITSLRGRLGRWLKLIAPGLIDKIARKAIASGR
- the hemE gene encoding uroporphyrinogen decarboxylase, with protein sequence MAELKNDRYLRALLKQPVDMTPVWMMRQAGRYLPEYKATRAQAGDFMSLCKNHELACEVTLQPLRRYELDAAILFSDILTVPDAMGLGLYFEAGEGPRFERPTDTIDAIKKLAVPDPEDDLGYVMKAVSTIRRELNGQVPLIGFSGSPWTLATYMVEGGSSKTFEKIKKMAYAEPAALHMLLDKLADSVTLYLNAQVANGAQSLMIFDSWGGALSHTAYREFSLRYMQKIVDGLTRFADGRQVPVTLFTKGGGLWLEAMAETGCDALGLDWTVDIADARRRVGHKVALQGNMDPSMLYAPIPRIEEEVAQILAGYGEGTGHVFNLGHGIHQHVDPEHAGAFIKAVHAQSKQYHK
- a CDS encoding putative bifunctional diguanylate cyclase/phosphodiesterase, translated to MHIGNKILVFIAGFCLPAVVLVSYCLGYWFDHRVELLRQDNIQHELTNVQQQFLIDIDRLSFLTQIYASPLSRVDGELLQSIESSWLESAMSANLHWFILQAGQLQSVLANTSSLALSTQQEIADAVLAANKPKVAGAYLAGDTGLVVTAVAVAPEEYVLLVRQISAQDLLEYAQAPLVTQVLMSRSNTTVAKDYLSFVPIPSLLNNAPLYLQVQFSTDPLQEVKLDLDWVSVGIILLGVLIVALGYIWLRTGLLKPFQSMMQQLALVDPMASVYRPVSGEGNAELEVLASRVNSLLARIYQQKERGKTTLESIAEAVILTDIDAKVIYMNPKAESLLDVASCYAVGQSLASLLKAGEQLNQAVFQCMRLGETTPQVAKIKLLTATPRIIERSISNVLNHDKEITGTVVVLRDITQEELLKRQLQKRANFDGITGLLNRQAFEEQLPQFAGQAKRLAVCYLDLEQFKLINDSCGHTAGDRMLAMVARAIQSCLGPQALLARLGGDEFGLVICDSTALAVAQQLKQIIAQVSLQVLHDKNCNYKVGLSIGVAFGRAPYINALELLKDADIACIAAKAKGTNQIHFYDDKDKELTYQRNAPKWAVRIAQAIEENELLLYYQPIRGLGASSKRQRMEILLRIQEPCGRILAPAQFIAAAERFKLMPEIDKEVIRKAFLWLSLNPQLWPDHCISINLSGNSLGAEGMVEYIAQQQHIFDIPSQCVCFEITETTAIQNRHRGMEMLRQLRKLGFSFALDDFGSGFASYGYLRELPVDYVKIDGCFVKNLAVNAKDYAIVKSIQDVCRVMGIETVAEFVENQDIIDRLQVIGINYAQGYAIGRPQPLTSYCEPFAVPQAQRA